CAGGGCGGGTATGAGCTTCGATTTGTAAACTGCGGTCGTTAGCGGAATGGCATGTTTTGAATCAGAAAAAAAGTTGTCCATCTTTAGAtgtaactaaaatatttttattatcatgAAATAGGAATAGATTatgtcaatttgtttttgtctaattACTTAGCTGATTAGAAATAGTTTGATTTCCACGATTTGATGATTAGTCCATctgcaatatatatatatatatatatatatatatatatatatatatatatatgaaaatataggAGAAAACTATGATATATACCACATTTTTCACATTCTTTCCAAATCTACCACTTCTCTTTCCCCTTTccaaatctaaaatatttcccaaacaaaaagataatttaCATTGAAATTTGTCTTTctagtttataatattattaggAAAAGTCCCACTCGTTGTGTGGGTGTAATTAGTGTATAATAAAatgtaactatatatatactgaatttttttttgttactttcaaaatataaaaataatatttataatttataatttatgttacactaatttgttgtttgtgGTGGAAGTTTTTTGTACATTACAAAACTAAACActtgtaatattttgtttttgaatagaTGATGTTTTTAACATTCAATAAAAACTAACTAACTTTTTAGTATTGGTTTTAACTATTTCTACTATGTAGAttgttttattattggttGAACTGTGTTCAAACATCTAAATGATGAtttagtttagaaaataaataaattaataaataataattagattAATGTGCAATAGAAATAAAGAAGGGATAATCATGTCTACTTAAGTGAAAAAATTAGATCCAAAATATCGTTTCGTCAAAGTGCATTTTAAACAACATAATATCTTTAACATTCTGGTGttaattaaacaatataagTATCCAAAGAATTGGTAACAACAACTTGCTCTCAAATTAACATTTGTCAATGAACATGTTGATACACCAAAATTTAGACTATTCTATTAACTGTGTGAAATAAGACCGTATATGTTACAACCCCACATAAAGCTTGTTTGATTGAAATCTTGGGGTTTTATAGGCTTTTGCTCTACGGTAGCCATTCACAGAATTCTATTCGacaaaaaagtataattacAAATCCTAAATAtctttaatttgatatttaggAAACATTGACGAGTGTACCAATAAAAACTTGCATTAAAACTCTAGTGATAGTCGGTTCGGATACCAAatattggaaagaaaaaaagatgtatGCTAGAGATACACACTCCTTGGAAAATTTATTAGGTGAAACGGATTTAAAAAACCAAGTTAACTAAACCCTTCATTAAGTTAACTAATTTATCACTAgaattaaattttagtaataaaaactaaaatatataatgatcattttaaatttaatttaattatttatctaaatagaaaaaaaatccaatattttttatatgatttattttcgtttagtaataatatattaacatcaaattatattaaCAATTGGCCTTAACCAAATaagccaaaaacaaagacgACCATATAGAATTTCAACTTATTAAAATCTCATATATAGTTATGCAGCTAAAACTACACACAAAACTAAGATATTATTGTGGTGTGCTCGTGACAATGACGACAACAACGACGCATACTACAAAAATTAGCCAGATTCGCTATTGGAATCATGAACTCACCCGAACATTGTTTTCCATATACAATTGGTATTTAGCAGAAAAATATTGTGTAATaagaaaatcttgaaattGAGTCTGAGAAATAGACAAAGTCGCTAATAGATACACGAATTCCTCGACTACTGTTTCCATACAAATTACTCTTTAGTGGAAAATATTGTGTAATGataaatttcttgaaattgaGTATGAGAAATAACATACCTGAAATCATAAACTTTTTAACGGATGAAAATTAGACCGAGagtttaaatttatatctaGAAATTAGCATGGCCATTAGGCGTCAGAGGAGCTCTTAGTTTACTCACTTAGAAGTTAAAAACACATTGTTTTCCACTGTTTTTGATGGTATGCATTCAAGAAAACGTTAGtaattgaataaataaaacgtCATGGTAATTTGGATATATTGTAGGTATATGCAATTATGCATTTAATAGGTTTTACAATGACTGAGGAGTCAACGGTGtagttattgatttttttttggtgattgaTTAGTTATtgatttctaaaataaaaaaaaaaagttattgatttcatttataatttgggaaaaatgtcTTATAAATCCTCAACTTTTTCATTTCGTTGAATTTAATCCCCAACTCTAACTAAAACGTTTTAAATACTGAACTTTAGTTTGactttcaaattaaataatgaaCTTTAATTGACGAAGTTGTTTTATACATGAAGTTTAATCGTGTAACAGAGCAATTAAACTCTGTTAATAATTctgttaaaacttaaattaagTCGTCCTCTTAACATCAAACGACGTCATCCGCTACAATTACAAAACCCccaaatttgatttcattatcCCCAAATTCGATTTTACTAATCCTAGTAATTGAAAGCTCATTCCGATCCCCCTCATTTTTCTCggtttaatttttgattctctcgtattgttcttcttccttttctaaTTGAGTTCAAGTTTTGTAACATTGAAATTCGTCGGAAAACGTGTGTCGTCAAAATGTATGTGAATGATCCTACAATTAAACTGATTTCATCAACATGTGCAAAGCTATCGTCATTCTACTATCCAAAGAGAATGGAATCACTAGATGAAATCGAAACTGTATGTAATGTTTATGAGAGAAACCCAAAATTCACATTCAAATAATGGCCTATTTGGATATGACAGGATGCTATATCACCATTGTCATTGTTTTGTGCGGCTTGAACTTGTGCTTTGTGTGGCTTTGTTTTATCACCATTGCCgcttgattatttttatttcttgggTAAGAATTTCGAGATGAAGGAATGAAAGTTGTAATAATGAAATTCTTGTGTAAGGATATGGTAATGAgttaataaaaccaaattttttgaaacatttatTGAAACAAGCCAAAAGAAGCTGCAGGTTCTGAAACAAGCTGTAATAATCCgaccaaaataaagaaaacagaaacaaatcatGAGGTTCAAAAACATGATCCAaccaaactacaaaaaaaaaacacatcattATTGTTAGTATGTATATTGTCCTTGTCCTTGCCCTTGTCCTTCTCCATGTGGAACTCTTTGTGAAACATGTGATGTTTGAGATGATTGTGATCGTTGAGATGCTTGGTCTTGTGATCCTGAAAATGCGTGTGATAATCCttgaccaaacaaaatattccTTGGTTCCTGGTTTTAAGATCATATAccaatatcaatatatatacataccagaagtaaaatgatgaaaatgttaTGAAAGACTAACCGAAGCTTTCTTTGGTCGACCCCTTGGTCTTTTTGGTTGACCCTCAACCCACTGGTTCTTACAACCTTTCTTGTTGTGGCCTTCTTGCTTGCAGTTTGAACACGTCATCACTCGGTGTAAGCGTGACAACGTGGTGATAGAAGACGAGGCAGCTTCATTTCTTCCTTTCCTCCTAGCATAGTTGTTTGGTCTCCCTGGGTTTCCTCTTCTCCATGGTGGTGGTAAAACTCCAAACCTATTCACTCTAGGCCATAGAATCTTCCCTTGTACAGGTGCAATACCATCTTTGTATGTTTGCTGCCACCGTTGTGTCGTGTACCAGTCAACAACATAGTCTtctactttttgtttctttcctaTAATGACAGATGCCGCATGAACACATGGTATACCTGTCATTTGCCATTTCCTACAACCACATGTATTGTCATTCATATCAACTGAGTAAATTACATTATTCAAGCTTATCTCATGTTTGTTGTTCCTGGCCATCCATCTGATGCAAAACTGTGACCCTTCAACCATCTTTTCTATCTCAAAATGTGCTCTCTTTGTAAATCTAGTCTTCAACCTCCCAGCTAGAACATACCTCTTCTCATTTCGAACCATACACTGCCTCCTAATATCCTCTAACAAGTCTAATAAAGGTTTCTTCCTAGCCTGTCTGATTGttcttttaaaagattcactcaaattattcaaattatcATTGCAACAGCTGCCAATCCTAAAGAATGCTCTAGACCATGTCATAGGATGAGTTCTTAGAAGGGAACTAAATGCACCTGGATTATATTTCTACAATGCTTCCATATTAGCAGCATACTCTCCTTCTGTGTAGCTCCTTGCAATCTTCCAGAACATACGTTGTAACTCCATGTCATGACTGTTTCTTTTCCAGTTATCCATAATATGCCTAGCACACTGGCGATGTTCAACATTTGGAAGAATGCTATGAATAGCTTTAACTAAACCCTGAAAGAAACATCGGACTATATCATcaatatttagaaaagaaaaaaaaaaacagaatgtGTCAGAATTGTGAATATACTAACCGCCTGTTTGTCAGAAATGATTGCCACATTGCTTCCATCTTGAAGATCTAAAGTTGTAGTGAGCATTCTAATAAACCAATCCCAATTATCATCGTTCTCTATTTCAACTACTGCCCAAGCAATGGGAACTAACCTATTGTCTCCATCTCTCCCTGTTGCAGCTAAGAGATGTCCTTTGACATCCCAGTTAAGAAAAGCACCATCTACTCCTATGATAGGCCTGCAAGTCTGTTTCCAAGAATCTCTTTGtgaattaaaacaaataaagagacGATAAAACCTTTGTAAGCTTCCAATGGTTTGTCCTGGAATAGTCTCTATCTCAAACTTAGTCCTGGATTTGTTCGCAACACCTCCGCTTGATAATCCCATATTCTTGAGAAATGATCTTCATGAACAGCTCGTCTTTCTTTCATGATTTTGGTCTTTGCCTTTGAACATTGTTCATCACTTACAACAAGATTGtactctctctttatctcatCAACCATCTCATGTTTGGTAATCTTTGGATTCTTCCTCAGCCTATCCGAAAATAACCAAGCAATGGTTCTTCTCTTTAACATCTTGAAGTAACCCGATCGGACACAAATATGCTTACTCTCGTAAACCTTAATTTGCATCTTGTGTTTCTTCCTATCGTAAGAGCAATAACATCGCCATTGACATTTGACATCGGTATCTAAGCATTTTGCACCAATTTTCAGAGTCTGAGACCTATAGAGCTTTATATCATATCTAGTTTTTAGTGAATACCTTAGAACTGCAATCTTGAAATCTTCTGGGCAACTAAAAGTCTTCCCCAACTTTAACAACTCTTCAAGATCTTCGGGTTCAGTACGAGCAACACCATCAACAAGATCTTCATCGTTATCACTATCAGACAATGGATCTGGAATCCGCTCGTCATCCCATATTTCATCTCCACTATCTGCATCACTCACATCTTCATCATCCCTCGCTGCCTCTCCAAATTCTGCTACAAAGTCTTCGCAAACTTGTTCGTCTACTCCTAAACGATTTCGATGTTCTGTTTCGTTAACTTCATCGCGGTcgtcttcctcatcatcatacCTAATATCATCACAATCTTCATCGCCACACACTTCACAGTCGTCTCCACTCACAGCCTCACTTTCAGTGTTTTTCTCACGAACTGGGTCAacatctcttttttctttttcgtctgGCCTCTTTCGTTTGGATTCCCGTCGCGTCATTACAACGAATCTAATGTTCAGAGAAAGCTTTCGATTTATATGGTTAGggatttgatttcaatttggtGTTTTCTTTAGTTGGGGATAATCAAATCGATAATGGggtttttattatttgcaGCACACTACGTCGTTTTAATGTGAAGGAAATGACCTCATTAAGGTTTAACAGTACCTATTAACAGAAATATAACTCTGTTTAATTGTTCCGTTATACAATTAACGTCGTGCTTAAAACAACTTCGTCAATTaaagtttattatttaatttgaaagtCAAACTAAAGTTCAGTATTTAAAACGTTTTAGTTCGAGTTGGGGATTAAATTCAACGGAATGAAAAAGTTGAGGATTTATAAGGCATTTTTCCCTTTATAATTTCGATgagatgttttttcttaattatttttaatgattttatgaTAAGACTTCCATTATTTGATCTTCATTTATTGTTTATAGTTGAATAATTTTGGATAAGTATTAAGTTCTCAAATGACACGTATCAATTTTTGGTAGCGTGTTTTAATAGGATCcattctttattatataagatatcatttcttattttattttctgttttctctctctttcttcttttatctcTCTCGAAATATATtacctctctctttcttcctctcacTTGAATTCTACCATAGTAATAATTTTCCAAAAGGTAAATAGACGATCTGAACTTTTCCTCGATCTACTATTATTCATTCGATTGTAATTTGTCCCCGATCAAATTCTATTACTAATTCAATATGAACTTGTCCCCGATATAATTATATTACTCATTCGATTTGAACTTGTTCCCGACAAAAGGTATTAATGTTTTTACGTGTAAATATTTGGGGGACATGCCGTGTAGAATGAGTAATATAATTAGATCGGGAACAATGTCtattactttttatataatcttttttaaattCAACATTGTGTTAAATTCGCGGACAATTGCCTTTGATGATTGTCCTTCGTCATATGAGGTGGTTTAAAGCAGCGTTTTTGTCCTTCTTCCCTCACACAAAGCTGTCTCTCGGGCACAAGTTGCCATTTTTCTCTAATACAAACTTCACACCTTGTAGGGGTAAAATTGTCAATAAAATAGTATAGTGCCATAAAATATGGTAGTTTTAGAAAGATCAATGCAATTGTGGTAATTTTGGAAAGAATCTTTTCAAAAGTGGTAGACAAGTCAATAATCCCAAAATTTAAAGTAagataatattagttttttaaaagtcaaatGTAATCTCAATTTATTTCCAAAAcagaataaagaaaattaatgtgTTGCTCTTTTAAGCACATCTTCATATTTTGACCTCTAATAAATTTCTTTGACTGCATTTTGCAAACATTATCTATAAATACTTATTTGATAATGTAATTTTATTCATCCTTCAATTacttaatcaaaatttatctctaaaagaataaatatgGAACCTCTAGGAAACCGTCGTCCTTGCTCCGTATGTatcaccaaaaacagaaattgtCCCAGATTCTGCGAATATGCAGAATACTTTCCATAtgaattgtatatttatttatttatttttactttttttgcttattattctcttttgcTAAATGTTTTAGTtgatattaatttcttttaactttAGGCAAAGTCAATATGAAAGTGCTAATGAATTGTTTGGCACACCAAATATCATTACGATGATGCAGCATGCtcctgaagaaaaaaaacaaatgctaGCAACTTCTATAATCATGGAAGGTAATGCTTGGACAGAAGATCCTATAAGTGGTGGATTCGGTATGATTCAAAAGCTCATGTGGAAGATTATGTTACACAAAGCCTACCTCCGTGAACTCCAGGAGAAGATtaaggaagagaaggaaaaaaaaccaGCCTCGTCTTTATATTAGTGATACATTGTAGCATATATTATTTATGCATCAAATAATGATTATTTAATGTAAAAGCATATCtaaaatgaatatttaaaatcttccGTCGAGCATAGCTAATACCTTATATTTCTTATTGATATTTCTTGTGATTTAATTGTGTGTGTATTTCGATGATCATaaatgaaactttgaaatctAGAGAGACATATTGTACATATAATAAagcaaatttataaaaagattgatcattttaaaatactaGAAGTTCTTGTTTCCTGTTCTAAGTAAAATAACATTCctagatttagggtttagttgcCTTTGGAAAAGTTATTTATAGAGAGCTAGATACtgtgtttagttttgtttatctttGACTCATGTAATTTGACatttgattataaattatgtttgCCTTACATGCAAATAATATCTCAAACGCTTGTATCACCTTTCTCTTACTACCACGAAAAACTTTGTGTataaaaaactcaaatcattaaaTTTTGGACGACAAAATTCATTAGTGTTGCTAATTTCATTGTACAATCAGttttataacaataacaatataatttatttcgcctaaaaaaagaatattatttattaagttAGGAGGCAAATAACTGAAAATAGATGTAAGTATACAAATATGTAATGTATATGTAATAAGCAATTAAggaaaaaacttaaatatttgGACCAAGTGCTTAACTCTTAtagatgatgaagaatgtATGAAACACCACGATATTATCAACATTAATATTAGTAAGATGACAAACAGAAATTAGATGATTTGAGTCAATATTCTCTAACATTCTtagaaatagttttttttttctttttatttgcatagttcatatacataatttgTATACACATACCTTGTGCAtctcaaactttttgtttaatacCTATTTTGCACCTCTACCTAATAAATTGTGtcagaattttttaaaaatcataatcacAACGAAATTTGTAACACCATTTAAATTGttgttcataaaaaaaatcttaatttttattcaGAAAACTTTTCTTAATAATCAAAGATTAGTGATATAAGTAGTGTAATGCCAAGAATTATAGAGATTTGaagcaaaattttaaaatgacaCCATTCTACATAATTTTTAAGTTCTAAACTataatattaatcaaaaaaatttaaagagataaaataGAACGAACATATATCTAAGCTTTTTTGCGGATAGATTACCATATTCATCAGATTAATCCATGGTGATTGAGAAAAAGCCTCACGATTGGAACAACtaaatata
This sequence is a window from Arabidopsis thaliana chromosome 1 sequence. Protein-coding genes within it:
- the LBD5 gene encoding LOB domain-containing protein 5 (LOB domain-containing protein 5 (LBD5); CONTAINS InterPro DOMAIN/s: Lateral organ boundaries, LOB (InterPro:IPR004883); BEST Arabidopsis thaliana protein match is: LOB domain-containing protein 8 (TAIR:AT2G19510.1); Has 767 Blast hits to 763 proteins in 20 species: Archae - 0; Bacteria - 0; Metazoa - 0; Fungi - 0; Plants - 767; Viruses - 0; Other Eukaryotes - 0 (source: NCBI BLink).) codes for the protein MEPLGNRRPCSVCITKNRNCPRFCEYAEYFPYELQSQYESANELFGTPNIITMMQHAPEEKKQMLATSIIMEGNAWTEDPISGGFGMIQKLMWKIMLHKAYLRELQEKIKEEKEKKPASSLY